In the genome of Pseudorca crassidens isolate mPseCra1 chromosome 12, mPseCra1.hap1, whole genome shotgun sequence, one region contains:
- the LOC137203855 gene encoding LOW QUALITY PROTEIN: uncharacterized protein (The sequence of the model RefSeq protein was modified relative to this genomic sequence to represent the inferred CDS: inserted 1 base in 1 codon; substituted 1 base at 1 genomic stop codon): MGQTMTTPLSLTLSHWTEVRARAHNFSVEVKKGKWQTLCASEWPTFQIGWPPEGSFLLDKIRLLKSKIFNIGPHGHPDQVPYVLVWEDLILSPPPWVRPFVSSTGTSAHTSAASEILALKKNPNTEKLPGAPDPPKAIYPDPQSDLLLLDSPPPYPPAPNPLPPRGPPAPLPSAPRGPSMMEEXKGPSAGTRSRRAISPDSTALPLREYGPPDGQGNRPLQYWPFSSADLYNWKMHNPTFSENPQALTALIESLVFSHQPTWDDCQQLLQTLLTTEERQRVLLEAKKNVLGANGQPTQLPNEIDAGFPLVRPNWDFNAPEGRERLKMYRQALVAGLHGAARRPTNLAKVREVTQGPQESPTVFLERLMEAFRRFTPYDPTSEEHRATIPMAFIDQAAPDIKEKLQRLDGLQGFSLQKLVKEADKVYNKRETEEEKEERKQKEQEAREIRRDKRQERNLSKILATAVGGRNIGDRNRQEGRTADRRRPLDKDQCAYCKEKGHWARECPKKKNGGRPTRNKILTLEEEDXESQGSNPLPEPRVTLKVEGEPVQFLVDTRAQHSVLLHSKGPISAKRSWVQGATGNKQYSWTTRRTVDLGIGRVTHSFLIIPECPYPLLGRDLLSKVGAQIHFQPEGPTITDSKGRLLQILTMRLEDEYKLYEKPSSP; the protein is encoded by the exons atgggacaaactatgacgactcctctttcccttaccctaagccattggaccgaagttcgggccagagcccataatttttcggtagaggtgaagaaaggaaagtggcagactttgtgtgcctctgaatggccaacatttcagataggatggccccctgaaggatcctttttattagacaagattaggttgctgaagtctaagatatttaatataggaccccacggacatccagaccaagtaccatatgtcttggtctgggaagatttaattctctccccacctccgtgggtccgaccctttgtttcctcaacaggtacgtccgcgcacacatcagcagcgtcggagatattagccctaaagaaaaaccccaacacggaaaAGCTACCCGGCGCCCCAGATCCACCGAAagcgatttatcctgacccgcagtccgatttgcttcttttggattccccacccccttatcctccggccccaaATCCTCTACCACCTAGAggtcccccagctccactgccctcggcaccaaggggaccatccatgatggaag gaaagggtccCTCAgcgggcactaggagccggagggctatctccccggactccactgccctacctcttagagaatatggcccccctgatggccaagggaatagacctctccaatattggcccttttcctctgcagatctttataattggaaaatgcataacccaactttttccgaaaatccacaggcccttaccgctttaatagaatctcttgttttctcccaccagcccacatgggatgattgtcagcagctgctccagactctcctaacgactgaggagaggcaacgggttcttttagaagccaaaaaaaatgtattaggcgccaatgggcaacctacccagctgcctaacgagattgatgctggtttcccactcgtcaggccaaactgggatttcaatgccccggaaggtagggagcgcctgaaaatgtatcgccaggctctggtggcgggtctccatggagcggccagacggcccactaatttggctaaggtaagggaagtaactcaggggccccaggaatcgccaactgtgttcctggaacgtttaatggaagcctttagacgctttaccccttatgatccaacttcggaggaaCATAGGGCTACTATACcaatggctttcatagatcaagcggcccctgatattaaggagaaattacagaggctagatggcttgcagggattttcgcttcagaagttagtaaaagaggcagataaagtatataacaaaagagaaacagaggaagagaaggaagaaagaaagcagaaagagcaggaagcccgtgaaataagacgggataagagacaggagaggaatttaagtaagatactggccactgcggttggaggaagaaatataggggatagaaataggcaggaagggcgaacggcagacagaaggcggccattagacaaggaccaatgtgcctactgtaaagaaaaaggacattgggcgagagaatgccctaagaaaaagaatggaggaaggccaaccagaaacaaaatcttaacattggaagaagaagactaggaaagtcagggctcgaaccctctccccgagccccgggtaactcttaaagtggagggggaacctgttcaatttttggtagataccagagcccagcactccgtccttctccactcaaaaggtcctatctcagctaaaaggtcatgggtacaaggagccactgggaataaacaatattcatggaccacacgaaggacagtagatcttgggattggacgagtaacccattcatttttgattattccggaatgcccctatcctttgctgggaagagactTGCTCTCCAAAGTGGGGGCTCAAATCCACTTCCAACCggaaggtcccaccataactgacAGTAAGGGAAGATTACTCCAAATATTGACTATGAGATtggaagatgaatataaattatatgaaaaaccTTCATCTCCATGA